A DNA window from Halorubrum sp. DM2 contains the following coding sequences:
- a CDS encoding ATP-dependent DNA helicase, with protein MSESPHLRFFPYEEPYPNQREAMDRVANALDRGQDVLFEGAPGTGKTLSALVPALEHAREHDRTVVITTNVHQQMRQFVEDARAITDEEPIRAVVFKGKSSMCHIDVDYQECQTLRDTTREMVETENEVRELESRQRELLAESREGDASAAEAREAIMEELDELESEIDEYDAANVCEHYRNNLTRDTDEFFGWLFEDVRTPDDVYAYADERELCGYELLKEGMEGVDLVVCNYHHLLDPNIREQFFRWIDRDPSEIITVFDEAHNIEDAARDHATRTLTENTLDAALDEVADSDDSRAEPAENVLRAFRDALVETYEDGLGFGGVDENWEDVSIANDDRRDDLTLAFLRNYEGNGIDTETELAVQLGQAIDEEYDRRYRDGEATTRSESQTLAAARFVSTWMEDGTEFGQYPVVSVRRDAATDEVYGRAELYTCIPRNVTSELFDEVAASVLMSATLRPFDVTKDVLGLEDVASMAYGMGYPEANRRTFAADVPPLFASDRNDPETQAAVASLLRDAIRFTPGNTLAFFPSYAEAERYHERLAGAAGGSGVDVRDDAREPAECGPIYLDGPGEDEERLRSEFVADDGAALFTSLWGTLGEGVSFDGDDARTVVVVGVPYPHLSDRTEAVQDAYNRAFSDRDRARDPGWLYAVEIPTIRKTRQALGRVIRGPEDFGVRILADRRYTTADMGKYSVRSAFPPEEREELLDIDPEKLKFAMLNFYQDHDAYDGPPPSP; from the coding sequence GTGTCAGAGTCGCCGCACCTGCGGTTCTTCCCCTACGAGGAGCCGTACCCGAACCAGCGCGAGGCGATGGACAGGGTCGCCAACGCGTTAGACCGGGGGCAGGACGTGCTGTTCGAGGGCGCGCCGGGCACGGGGAAGACCCTCTCCGCGCTCGTGCCCGCCCTCGAACACGCCCGCGAGCACGACCGCACGGTCGTCATCACGACTAACGTCCACCAGCAGATGCGGCAGTTCGTCGAGGACGCCCGCGCGATCACCGACGAGGAGCCGATCCGCGCGGTCGTCTTCAAGGGGAAGTCGTCGATGTGCCACATCGACGTCGACTACCAAGAGTGCCAGACCCTCCGAGATACTACCCGCGAGATGGTGGAGACGGAAAACGAGGTCCGCGAGCTGGAGTCGCGCCAGCGCGAGCTGCTGGCCGAGAGCCGCGAGGGCGACGCGAGCGCCGCCGAGGCCCGCGAGGCGATCATGGAAGAGTTAGACGAGCTGGAGAGCGAAATCGACGAGTACGACGCCGCGAACGTCTGCGAGCACTACCGAAACAACCTCACCCGCGACACCGACGAGTTCTTCGGGTGGCTCTTCGAGGACGTTCGGACCCCCGATGACGTGTACGCGTACGCCGACGAGCGCGAGCTGTGCGGCTACGAGCTGCTGAAGGAGGGGATGGAGGGCGTCGACCTCGTCGTCTGTAACTACCACCACCTGCTCGATCCGAACATCCGCGAGCAGTTCTTCCGCTGGATCGACCGCGATCCCTCGGAGATCATCACCGTGTTCGACGAGGCGCACAACATCGAGGACGCCGCCCGCGATCACGCCACCCGGACGCTCACCGAGAACACCCTCGACGCCGCGCTCGACGAGGTGGCCGACAGCGACGACTCCCGCGCGGAGCCGGCCGAGAACGTCCTCCGTGCCTTCCGCGACGCCCTCGTCGAGACGTACGAGGACGGGCTCGGCTTCGGCGGGGTCGACGAGAACTGGGAGGACGTGTCGATCGCCAACGACGACCGCCGCGACGACCTCACGCTCGCGTTCCTCCGCAACTACGAGGGGAACGGGATCGACACGGAGACGGAACTCGCCGTACAGCTCGGGCAGGCGATAGACGAGGAGTACGATCGCCGCTACCGCGACGGGGAGGCGACGACCCGGTCGGAGTCGCAGACGCTCGCGGCCGCCCGGTTCGTCTCGACGTGGATGGAGGACGGCACCGAGTTCGGACAGTACCCGGTGGTCTCGGTCCGCCGCGACGCCGCCACCGACGAGGTGTACGGCCGGGCCGAGCTGTACACCTGTATCCCGCGGAACGTCACCAGCGAGCTGTTCGACGAGGTGGCGGCCTCGGTCCTGATGAGCGCGACGCTACGTCCGTTCGACGTGACCAAGGACGTGCTGGGGTTAGAGGACGTCGCGTCGATGGCATACGGGATGGGCTACCCCGAGGCGAACCGCCGGACGTTCGCCGCCGACGTGCCGCCGCTTTTCGCCTCCGACCGCAACGACCCGGAGACGCAGGCGGCGGTGGCGTCGCTGCTCCGCGACGCGATCCGATTCACGCCCGGCAACACCCTCGCCTTCTTTCCGTCGTACGCGGAGGCGGAGCGCTACCACGAGCGGCTCGCCGGCGCGGCCGGCGGGAGCGGCGTCGACGTGCGGGACGACGCGCGGGAGCCCGCGGAGTGCGGCCCGATCTATCTCGACGGTCCCGGGGAGGACGAAGAGCGGCTCCGCAGCGAGTTCGTCGCGGACGACGGGGCCGCGCTGTTCACGTCGCTGTGGGGGACGCTCGGCGAGGGGGTGAGCTTCGACGGCGACGACGCCCGCACGGTCGTCGTGGTCGGCGTCCCGTACCCGCACCTCTCGGACCGCACCGAAGCGGTTCAAGACGCCTACAACCGGGCGTTCTCCGACCGCGACCGCGCCCGCGATCCGGGGTGGCTGTACGCGGTCGAGATCCCGACGATACGCAAGACCCGACAGGCGCTCGGGCGGGTGATCCGCGGTCCGGAGGACTTCGGCGTCCGCATCCTCGCGGACCGTCGCTACACGACCGCCGACATGGGGAAGTACTCGGTCCGCTCCGCGTTCCCGCCGGAGGAACGCGAGGAGCTCCTCGATATCGACCCCGAGAAGCTAAAGTTCGCGATGCTCAACTTCTATCAGGACCACGACGCCTACGACGGGCCGCCGCCGTCGCCCTAA
- a CDS encoding TATA-box-binding protein: protein MTADPKETITVENVVASTGIGQELDLQSVAMDLEGADYDPEQFPGLVYRTTDPKSAALIFRSGKIVCTGANSIEAVHGSLDIVFDALRALNIPIEDPEITVQNIVTSADLGKSLNLNAIAIGLGLEHIEYEPEQFPGLVYRLDEPEVVALLFGSGKVVVTGGTSPADAEAAVDVIVEELNGLGLLD from the coding sequence ATGACGGCCGATCCGAAGGAGACGATCACCGTAGAGAACGTCGTTGCCTCCACAGGAATCGGACAGGAGCTCGATCTCCAGAGCGTCGCGATGGACCTCGAAGGCGCGGACTACGACCCCGAGCAGTTCCCCGGCCTCGTCTACCGTACCACGGACCCGAAGTCGGCCGCCCTGATCTTCCGGTCGGGGAAGATCGTCTGTACCGGCGCGAACTCGATCGAGGCGGTCCACGGGAGCCTCGACATCGTCTTCGATGCGCTCCGCGCCCTCAATATCCCGATCGAGGACCCGGAGATAACCGTCCAGAACATCGTCACGTCGGCCGACCTCGGGAAGAGCCTGAACCTGAACGCGATCGCGATCGGTCTCGGCTTGGAACACATCGAGTACGAGCCGGAGCAGTTCCCCGGCCTCGTCTATCGGCTCGACGAGCCGGAGGTCGTTGCCCTCCTGTTCGGCAGCGGCAAGGTGGTCGTCACGGGCGGCACCAGTCCCGCCGACGCCGAGGCCGCCGTCGACGTGATCGTCGAGGAGCTGAACGGACTGGGGCTGTTAGACTAA